The nucleotide sequence TCTTGGACATCACTGGTTAAATGTATTCCTCTGTTAGTCAGTAAGATCTCTCGGATACAGGTTGGTTAGTGGCAGTAATTACCAGTGTATGCCTTGAAAATATCCTTACTTTACCATAGGAGATGAGAAACAACACATAACGGAGTTTCCTCAGAGATTAAAGCATGTGTACTATGTATCAATCTACATATAGCTGATGTCtttattgaatgttttttttatttattcagagcTGTATGAGAAGGACTTCAATGGACAGACTGCAATCTACTGGGAAGTAAAATACCCATTCCCTCTGTCAAACAGAGATGTATCCTTCTGGTCCACACAAATACATTCAGTACACGACTCTAAAAGTTTTTCCATTTGAACATGTATTGTATGGCTTAGAAAGTCAGGTTAGAACAGAGAGCATATTTTCCCCTACAGGATATTTTCACAGAGTGTCTTCCCTAACAGCTTAAACCTCAGTATGTGTACGTAAGGGAGCGGAGAGACCTGGAAGTGGAAGGCAGGAAGATCTGGGTGATCCTAGCCAGAAGTTCGCCAGAGACACAGTGTGCAGAGAAGAGTAGCGTGCTGCGGGTCAAAGACTACAAGCAGAGCCTTGCTCTGGAGAGCGACGGAGCCTGTGGAACTAAAAGTAACACACGAGGAAATACAAtgatactactgctactgtgCATGAATTGATATCAAGcagggctgaaatgattagcCGATTAATTGCTTtgacagaataaaataataatgtagtAATATGACAATCCATCGGATGTCATTTATCCTAAAGAGATGGCAAAAAGGTGAAGGTTCAAATTAaagttttatatctttgtaaattgaatatgttTGAATAGGGCTGGGCTATATGGCGTGAATCAATATTCTGATATGAATTTACCGGTAAAATTTCCCAATAGTAGTATACATCACGAGAGGGCAAATatatgcaaaaacataaaataatcaaGTTCATGTTCAATAGATCTAAACTTTGTTCCAGAGTTACCGTAAACATTAAAGTTTagcattgtttgattttcaGTAAAAGCCGTTAATTTTGTTAATGATAAAGATGAATTATAATAAAGCAATTCGAGAATGTCATCTTGAGCTCAGGAAActtgttaaaaatgtacatttcttaACGGAAacgttttaattaaaaatttatTTGATTAATATCAAGAATGAACATTTGCTTTGTTTCAGTTTTCATGAATTACTTCGACAACCCCGGTGGCAGTATTCCTACCTGGCTGGTGAACTGGGCAGCTAAGGTGAGTGcgtgtttgttgtattttaagtTCCAATTTGCAGCAAGATGTACAAACCATGCAagcataaaacatttacagttttacataaaagaaaaaaaaacattcaatgtcTTTTAACCTGAATAACCCATTAAGTAGCGTAAGGGGCACTGGCCACGCTGAACACTTACAGTTTTATTCTCATGATTTGAAAGAAAATTAAGAATAGAGTGACCTGCTAATTTTCCATCTAACATTGGCGTCTTTTACAGTATAAAGAAACGTGTTTAGTTTCTGTAAATCAGCTTCGTCTGGAGATATTTCTCAGCAAAGAAGGggatttatttgattttaagaaCTGCCTGTGGGGATTATGCTTCCTTAGCTGCACAAGGGAAAAATGACTTAAGTGATTGAGTATTGATTTATGACACATGTTACTCTAAGACTATATCCACAACAGTAGGAAAGCAGTTACATTTGTTCTCTTTCTTGAACAAAGCTGTGTGCATCAAAGCCAACTTCTTGTGTCTCTGAACCATTCTCTCCTGTTCTCCATCATCCCCTTCACTTTGTTTAACCAGCTGAACTCAGAAtttagttaaatatttttttgtttctcttgtcaGACAGCAGAAAATAGGAAAATGAAAGGTCGGTTTAATCTGTCCACATTTAAACATCAGGCTAGAGTTATCCATTCCAACACCTGGTAGACAGGAGgccaaaacacagagagagaaatgtgcttttaaatttaaacatttgctttaaatatttcaaCTATATAATCAATTCAGACTCGAGTCATACATTTCACGGACATGTGGAACTTGTGAAGAAAGCATTTCCCAACAGCACATCACAATCTTTAAAATGTGCACATGTTCATCGTTGACCTACTCAAACAGATCTCAGACGAGGGCTTTAAAGAGGGTGTTAAAAGGGTTCACTCACAGGCTTTTGTAGAGCTCCATCTCTCCGCCTGCTTTATGGTTTTCCATCATTATTGTTAGCAGATGTGTTGCGGGCTGATGTCAACAGCTCCTCTCCTCGCTGCCCGTCCTGGGTGGGTCTTCTTGGCACATGTGTTCGTGACGCTCACTGATAAAcgctctctgtgtgtttttgttaaacagAGTGGGGTTCCAGGTTTCTTAACAGACATGAAGAAGGCCTGCAGCAGTTACAACAGCTACCGCCAGAAGAAATGAATGCAACTGACGGGACAATGGCTCATGCACAAGGGCTCAATTTTATTTCTCTTGTTTTAGTTTTGGGAGCTATTTGGATGTTGTATGATCAAATTTGATGTTTCTGTATGGGGTTTGTTTGGGGCATGGTGTGGTCTGCTACTTCGTCGTCGTAGCATGCTGTTTACTCAGGCTTGATGGGCATGACCGGTCACCCTCATTAATAGGCTGGTGTGAAATCAATCTGTTCCCTTATGGTGCATTAACCAATACTGTATTATCTTTCCTGTGCAATCACTGTAAGCTCCAGTCCCTCCTGGATTTAGGAGCTTTCATAGAACAGTTTTTTTAAGCCaagtttaatgtttttacaaaatacTGTAATGTACTGTATTATTAGTTTGGGCACAATGTGGTGAAACAATAATTAGTTAAAATTGCAGCATCTTGATTAGGATTTCATCACTTTACCtcgtttttaaatatgtttactgtCTATCTATCTTCCTATCTTCCTATTGTCAATTTCAATCAAGTGAAAATCACTAATTTGTTATAGTGAAGTGAAAATGACAAATCTTTTAAAGGAATGTTGCCCGCTTCTTGCAAATATCATGTTATGATGCTCTATGCTGATTTATTATGGGTGAATATAGTCAAAGATAAAGTATCTGAAGAAATACTGCAGGCAGCATCTCAGTGCTGCTGTTGATAGAGGTGAATCTGGTTTAATCTGGTCATGAAAAGCTTATTACTGTGTAATATTGCTGTTactgaaattaataaaattttatttgaaattttgCACTGTAAAGTATATAATGCATTTGCATCTCACATCCACTAGCACACACTATCTGTATCTATATGCTGCACTTGCCCATTGTAAATTCTTTAACAGCTTGTGGTCCAGCTCACAAAAAGTGAGCCCTTCAAGCCTTAAGAAATTAGGAATGTTACGCTCAAAGATGCTACAgctggtggaagaagtactcagatagTCCTGTactgaaatatttaattagGTAAAAGTACAGAGGTATTAGcattaaaatatacttaaagtaccaagTAAAAGTTCACATTATGCAGAATGATCCATTTCAGAATATATTAtcattaaattataattattataacaaaATGTAAGCATCACGAATGTTGCATCTGGTAAAGGTGTAGCTGAATTTAGCTGCTTTATATACTGCAGGGTGGCTTAATCCAAAAAAACatatcataatttattagtCGATTAagaaagtacagtacttgagtaaatgcacaTCCCACCACTTCTCTTTGgtattgatttttttctcaaAGTGGAGCACAGTGTAATTTACAAAGCAAATTTTTCTGCTGCAGCGGGAGAACCccaaacaaaatgcattttaatgcttCAAGAAGGTCTGAATTCCACATCAATACATGGGAAATCTTTCAGTTTATTTGCTCAGCATCATAGTCACATATATTTTCATAAATGACTTCAAAACATCTGTAAATAGAACTGCTGCAGTGCAAACACAATCTTATTGAAACACGGAATAGTAAATATGAGTATACTTGGACACTACTATGTAAATATCTGAAGAAAACTCTTAATTAGGCTAGTTAGGTACTGTTGCATTCCCGCACAGGCACAAATAAAGACAGCCCCTTTCTGTGGGGAGGACCCTATAGCCTCACAAATCCTGACCAGGAGGTGCTGCTGCAGGTAAGTGTAACTTGTAGACTGTATTATTTTACAACATGTTCATGTACTAATGTATAGAGTAACTGTGTAATTTGTGATGGGATTGATTCATTCATACAACCTTGGCATTTGCTATGAGTTTAAATATAAACTTTaactaactaacgttagctgtggCATGCTAGCTAGCTTTACCTAGCTAACTTGtgtatgttgctgtctgtgacAAATAATAGTCCCAAAAGAAACCCTCCACTAGAAAATACACTTGTCTGGTCAAGTTTAATGTGACATGGTAGCTTCAAAAGCAGTAGGACTCGACAAACAGGTGATGACAGATGACAAACAGGTGTGTAACTTGTTGGCAGTAGACTGCTAATGTTAGCCAAGCTGGCAGGTTAACTTGACTATACCATTGTTTTAATATTCTTTAATGATATCCTTGCTACTTTTTGTAAGCTATTAACTTTCGAGTATGAGCAGGTATGTTTTTTGTGCTACATGTATTCTCCTTACACTTGACTCAGAGCCCAATATCCATTATCTTCTGGAATATAAATCCCCCAAAAGCTTGGGCGAGGTTGTTTAAAATCACTGAACACTGTTTTCAAAGTATAGAAAAGAGTCCTGTCAcagtttgaataaaatatatttcatttgttgCACAGATTTTAAAGCAGTTTCTCGAGTTACTTGATCAACAAACATATGCCGTTAGTTTATGTTTTCATATACAAGAAAGCATTTACGTGTTTCTTATGTTGCTGAGTTGAGGTCACAGAGAGGTAAGCTGAGTAGGTTTAAGGACATTTCACAATTGAGCTTGAATTATTTCTCAAATGACAAGACAGATGTTTGATTTGGTGACTGTGATGATTGGAGCGTCCACACGTCAGAAGGCGTCAGCCAAAACATATgtgcttgttgtttttctgcattacaaaataatcaatatacagtaaatgtgaaCTTCAAAAGGCTTATTTTAGGTGTGTTTTTCTGAAGGAGGAACCCCTCCATGACATTTATAAGACAAAGTGTGAAATGTAGAAGGGTCAGCAAGAATGTGATTTTTCACCAACAGGTGATCCTGTGATGGCGTCTTTCTTTCCACCAAAACGGTGAATGGAAGCAGACAGCCAGATCCTGAGAAGGTTGGTGTCTGACATTGCTGACGTGGCTTCTGCAGCTGCACAAGTGCACTGAAACATTCACCAGGTTAGAAAGTGACAGAGATCTAAAGTGATTTGACACTGTGCATCTGTAGTTTCAGTGGCATATGCCAACCAATACATGTATTACCACTGACTGTTGgtatgctgctgctgttctgttGGCAGTTACACTATATGGCCAAAATCACGTGGGCACATTACAGCCGTATGTCATTCCAAAACCATGGACATTAATCTGTTTAATCTATTAAAGCCTGCACTTTTCTCTGAAGTttggtgttatttttttttacataattaatGAACATCAAATGTCTACAATGTtgaatattaataaattaatcaactAGTTGAAATTGGATCCcaatataaaactgaaatcaCTTCAGAGCGTCACATCTCATCAGTTAAACTGCATCATCTCCATCAGAGGTGGATGTTTTTTAAAGGGCCGATAAACAATGAATTACAGTCATTTCCTTGTTTCTCCCATAATCCCCCTGATTATTCCTGTACCACAGAGTTAAGAGTGAAATCAGTCCAGGGACCTTTATCCCCCTCCCCCCATGCTCTGACATGCCCTCCCACCCCTGccctgttttgtttctctgctgATCATTTGTGAAACTGAAGTGTTGTCCCAGATGTTTCCTGAGGGAAGAAGATGGTCGTTGTTTCCTATGAGGTCACTTTGCTGGTGGCTTTATTCCCCTTTTCACTGCCTGTCCATCCTAATGGAGTGACCGGATCTTTACATTGACGCTGTTGCTGCGGTTGtatttaaatcaaaacattGTGTTTCAGGGGAGCCCAAGCTCCAACAAAGCAAACTTAAAGTTGTAGTTGAATTTGCAGTAACTGCACAAACAAAGAAGCATGAAGAGTTTGAAAGAACGTTAAAGGTGGGGGAACAAACACCAGAAAATGGAAAGTGAAGAACTCTCTCTCACGGATATCAGTGATACTGATGAAGAGAGTGTTTGGGCACGACAGACCAGTCATGAATGAATGGCAGCTATTCAATGAGCTTCATTTATTGAAAAGCTTAAAGATTGATTATATATTATCTGTTTAGAGATGAAGATCAATATTGGCACCTGTTGgcccaaaataaaaatgatgtgtGATGAAGACTAGGCCAAGTATTATAATGCACATGCAACACTTCCTTATGATAAATGGTTTTTTTTGTACGGCGAATACATAGTTATTCATATTTTATGGTATTCTACGCTGTAGTATTGAAACTGTTTATATAACATACACACTGACAAATCAGAGCTGTTATATTTTACAAACAGCTTGgtagttttctttaaaaaaaatagtaaaatgtacgtacaatttggacattttggaGATTTTGTTTTAGGGTTGTCAGTCAGAGGCAGAGTATAAACAACTTGCTTTTCCAGGCAGCATTATGCTCATGGATGTATTGCTGTTTTTCTCAGATGAAGGTATTTCCTTCTTTAAATACAAGGCAGTACAAGGCACCGCAGGTACCAAGGTACCAGACTTTAACCATTTGACAGTTGAGACAGATCTTTGATGTTTTTACTCCCTCTGCTGGTGGATGTTGTACATTGGCTGTTGAGTATTAAAATCGTAAACTGCACTCTATGAAGGACTACATCAACAACAGCTTCTACGTTTCTTTTGCTGTATGAACATATCTTTACGCTTAAAATACCTGTGGAGTTTAgataaaatttaattattttgttaaatctGGGATTTAAAGAATGACAATCACACTTCTAGCAATGATGGTGCGTTAACAGTTCACTTTTCTACAGTTGAGGACTTAACAATATATTGCATACACACTCAGCAATATTTAGTGTTAGATAAAGGTACATGCTGTTATTAAGAATGTGTCCTATCATATTTTCAAATTCAATTTGTAGGTCTGACTCATGGGTCAATATGCtatttacagttacatttattcattttgtccTAAGCAACATAAAAAAGGTACCGTTCAATCCATAGGACATCAAGGACAAGCCTTCAAAAATAAGTGCGTCAACAAAAGTTAATTTTCCACCTGACACAATTGCCACAAAGTGCATGAATTAATGCATAAGAACAGAGCTAATTACACTTTTTTGGAGCGAGAGAGATATAGATGTATTAAGGAGAGAAAGTCCACATTAGGTGAGCTGTGCTACTGAATCATTTACTATTAATTATATGCTATAATTAGAATGGAAAAACACGCTATCAAAAAGACATCCCAATATAATTAGGGAAACTAAAGAAAATGTCCGTACATAATAAAGGTGGATACAGCCAGCATCAACGGGGAAAACAGTCTGTTTCATACAATAGAACTAACAATTTTCAATCAGAAATGAGACAATTTACCTTTAATTATACTTTATATTGGATGATATAAATAAAGCCAGTTTGGGAATTACCTGCTACATTATTATCATCTAAAGCCATGTAATTCTACACACTATTGTATTCAgtggtatttgtttttgttgaggaaaaaccttcaaaataaagtgaaaaatataagaaaatattAAGTAAAATGGCTAACACAGATAATTCATTAGCATGTTTCTTGTTTAAGCTCAGTAGAAAGCTTAAGTCCCACAtaggaaaatgttttcagacTCCTTATTTCTACCATTTGTTTTATTAGACAAAGTTTTCATTTTTAGAGAAATGCAATTACTAACACACCACGTGAGGCTCGCTGGAAGACATGTATAGCTCAGTTATGGAACCGGTTACTTAATATAGAAGAAAGCAGGCAGACGTGAAAGATAATTATATGGGATAAACAAATTATTGGCTCCTGGTCAGGAGACTTGTGCACATTGCTGAATAACTATGGGTTTGGTAAATATAAATAGCAAGAAGCAATGGGCTGAGGTTATTtagaaaccaaaccaaaactgtgtacatttaggattgataaatataaaaatgtgacaaattaTGTTGTATATGATTTTATCTAAAGAGCATCTTCCCAGCTGAGATGTATTTTACCACCTCATGTTGAAACTGGACGATGTGTCAGTCTGGAAGAAGAAAATTGAGTTTGTTTAAGGAGctgtagaattttttttttttctattttgttttttattgcccTTTTAATGGGAACCGTGTACAGCAAAGTACAGCtcatctgaaatgttttttaaaatctgttatCTGAAAGAATATAGAAGTGCTTTAAAATGTGGTAATCCTTTTCCTTTTGCACGTTTTTTTGTGAGTCTGTGTATATGTATTACTGGAAGATGTACGTTTTGTGAAATAGAGTTTTGTAGGACATCTTGCAtgacacaaatataaaaacaaaccaatCTAACTAAGAGTAACATCATCATCAGCCGGCCTAATCTACGTTTTTCTGCAAACGGTGAGTTCGTTACCAATGTAACAAtgccaaaaaaacaaagtttcacTACAGTGGCCATGTCATGTGAACTGACTGATTCGATCTAAAATTGTGAAATCTAGTTTCAACAAAGTTAGTAGCAGCAGTGACAAAAATCAGACGCTTAGATTAATGCAACATTTTATCCCCTGGAATGTCTTGGGTGAATGATATTCAGTCCTGGAGTCTTTCCACTGCCAGTCTTTCACAAATGGAAGACAAATATATTTCTTGGCTGGCCGTTGTGTTTCAGAGTGAGGTTCTTTTGATTGGTAATATACAGGGCTAATTAGCTTAAGAAAGTGATATAGTTTTTCTGCTGGACTGCTGCTCCCCCTTAACGTCAGCTCAGATTTCCCAGgtgcctctctgtctgccagAGGTAACAAAATAATGGCTCTGCTTGGAAGCTTATTTTTCaacgtgttttttttgtgtgatttttaatAGATTACTATTAGAGATATTGGTGGACTCAAGGGAATCCTTGACCCTGCATAGGCTTTtatgtgttttcttctttttttacacTCCACTGTGCTAATCAGCTATATTTTGGTGGAAGGCCGCCTGCTCCATTACGCATGCAGATTCACATGAAAGCTCAACGTGAGCCTTATTTTATAGAGAGGAAAAACTGGAGGTACCAATTTCAGTGCTTgaatttctttccttttttgttgtCCATcacagaatgaaagaaaatccTGTTATTCCCTGTGATGTCTGATATTCCTGCTTCCAAACCACAAGTGTCATGGTGTAAGTACATCAGTTAACATCTCAAGTAATGGGGTACATTGGTCATGAATGAATGATAATCGTTCAAATCGAGGTAACCAGGCGAGTTGCATCTTCGAAGGCCTTCACGGTGTTGCGCTCTtttgtacaaacacaaaatagcTGGAAGTAGTTGTGCCAAGaatggtgggggggggggagtgctGGGACTGGACTCACGTACACCCACCTGGCTGCGTGAAGTGGTCGTACTCGTTGGATTGTCTGTTTTGGAAGAACTACAAAAATAGCCAGACACGGGCCCACAACTCAGACTTTTCTGCTTGGTCTTTATCTCAACATTTTGTCTCTTATGTGTAGTCAATCGAAATCTAACAGAATTTCCCAGAATTCAGCAAAAATCTCACTCGTAGTGCTGCATAATCTGTTTGTGGGGTATAAACATGTGCGTCAGTATTATGAggaactaaataaaatattgtcaaaGGTTAGACAAGTTTCCTGATTTAGATTAAGGAATATCTAATCAAAGGATGAACAAACATTAGAATATGACCAAGCATTAGGTGCCAAACTTCAAATTGTTCATTATCTGTGCATCCCTAATTATAGGCACATTCATATGAAGTGCATGTAACAGTTTGTGACAATCTGTTCTCCTTTCAAGTGTTTTTGACTAAATGAAAAAGGTAAACCTTTAGCTTTCCTTCACTCTGTAGTTTTCCATAATGAAAGTACTAACTGTACTGTTTATAGACATTGTTTTAGTAAGTTTCATAGACATTTTTGGCTCAGTTCTTCAGCGTTTTCAACTTCTACTACAAAACTTTCAACCTCTCTAGCACCATTGTTGCAActaaaaaacaagagaaaaaataacAGCTTGTCTGGAGATGgattaaatgtaataaagttaTTTAAACAAGAGAAACACTTGGATTGATAATACCATTGATAACGTTCTGATGCCTGCCTAACATTTATCTCCAGGCTACGCATGTTACATAATGCAGCTTTCATTGCAGTCAACCAACTACAGCTGGATGTCAACATTACTAACTGTAGCACAGCTGTATTTTTCTCGCCAGTCTTCAACCGAGTAAATCAAACACTGAACATTTGGAGGTAATTCAACCTCAGTGAATGATAATTCATCAAACTGTACTAAGCTTAAGTGGTTATTCAGATGAGTGGTTTCCTATAAAAGAGGGAGTTGTCTTCAGGCGGTGTAATTTAGATATGATCTATGTGTGCATTTAGGAAACTACAAGAAGGccatgcttttaaaaaaatacccTCTTGCACTTAAACACGAGTATAGATCCTACTTTATATTAAACAAAGAACTATACTGCTTTCTGCATAT is from Micropterus dolomieu isolate WLL.071019.BEF.003 ecotype Adirondacks linkage group LG02, ASM2129224v1, whole genome shotgun sequence and encodes:
- the LOC123967374 gene encoding phosphatidylcholine transfer protein, encoding MRIQGFTPSIVVRGAVMSLQFTDEEFQSAWRELDEPQLEGGWELFTETMGVKIYRLYKKETGLYEYKVFGVLTTCTPELCADVYMDLTYRKDWDNYVKELYEKDFNGQTAIYWEVKYPFPLSNRDYVYVRERRDLEVEGRKIWVILARSSPETQCAEKSSVLRVKDYKQSLALESDGACGTKIFMNYFDNPGGSIPTWLVNWAAKSGVPGFLTDMKKACSSYNSYRQKK